Proteins encoded within one genomic window of Desulfonatronospira thiodismutans ASO3-1:
- a CDS encoding M20 family metallopeptidase: MIQKIAEDIYSRQQEMLDLLRQLVLIQSGSHNKEGLDRMAETMAGILAGTGMDSRVVPFTHCGNMVIARTPKAGEQKGLLLVGHMDTVFAADTSFDWFQEDETCAYGPGVLDMKGGLVVGVFALKALARFGMLQDLAVTFLCNSDEEVGSPYSRGLIGELSQKNKMALVLEGGGLDGELVVGRKGKIGLQVQVWGQGGHAGNFSGSSKPSAVVEAAHKVLSLEELNSPPRIQVNVGRVQGGTRPNCIPEKALLEVDIRYQDTGEEKVLQDRIQSILKTSQVPGTSCTWEVVSSRPPMPRGKQGEALYGLAREAAEELGIAIGQEVRGGVSDANFIAAMGLPVLDGLGPLGDHDHSPSEYILKNSLTQRCALTAACILKALHQDKGT, encoded by the coding sequence ATGATACAAAAAATTGCAGAGGATATATATTCCAGGCAGCAGGAAATGCTGGACCTTTTGAGGCAGCTGGTGCTCATCCAGAGCGGCAGTCACAACAAAGAGGGCCTGGACCGCATGGCTGAAACCATGGCCGGAATTCTGGCCGGTACAGGGATGGACAGCCGGGTTGTTCCTTTTACTCACTGCGGCAACATGGTCATTGCCCGGACCCCCAAAGCCGGGGAACAAAAGGGCCTGCTCCTGGTGGGGCACATGGACACGGTATTTGCTGCAGATACTTCATTCGACTGGTTCCAGGAGGACGAGACATGCGCCTACGGCCCCGGGGTCCTGGACATGAAGGGCGGTCTGGTTGTGGGGGTGTTTGCCCTCAAGGCCCTGGCCAGGTTCGGCATGCTCCAGGATCTGGCAGTGACTTTTTTGTGCAACTCCGACGAGGAGGTGGGCTCGCCTTATTCCCGGGGATTGATAGGAGAATTAAGCCAAAAGAACAAAATGGCCCTGGTCCTGGAAGGAGGCGGTCTTGACGGGGAGCTTGTCGTGGGCCGCAAAGGAAAAATCGGCCTGCAGGTGCAGGTATGGGGACAGGGAGGCCATGCAGGGAATTTTTCCGGAAGTTCTAAGCCAAGTGCTGTTGTGGAGGCCGCGCACAAGGTGCTGTCCCTGGAAGAGTTGAACAGTCCACCACGCATCCAGGTCAATGTGGGCAGGGTCCAGGGCGGAACAAGGCCCAACTGCATCCCGGAAAAAGCATTGCTGGAAGTGGATATTCGATACCAGGACACAGGAGAGGAAAAAGTGCTGCAGGACAGAATACAAAGTATACTAAAGACTTCTCAAGTCCCGGGAACAAGCTGTACCTGGGAAGTGGTTTCTTCACGTCCCCCAATGCCCCGGGGAAAACAGGGTGAAGCACTGTATGGTCTTGCCCGGGAGGCTGCAGAGGAACTCGGGATCGCCATTGGCCAGGAGGTGCGCGGAGGAGTGTCCGATGCCAATTTTATCGCCGCCATGGGACTGCCGGTGCTGGACGGCCTGGGGCCGTTGGGGGATCATGATCACAGCCCCTCGGAATACATTTTAAAAAACAGCCTGACCCAGAGATGCGCTCTCACTGCGGCCTGTATTTTAAAGGCGCTGCATCAGGACAAAGGCACCTGA
- a CDS encoding KamA family radical SAM protein: MNFKEDLDEYTEELLDFLYTGKDKEDESGYGPAVQEMLVKARSGSSVQDIVDLFLYLKQARMDSGLSPDCLGLARSDAVGLAIKHQDLDEHRVSLGGRVNQAAFIVQQAGGRVDSYLEDRDREAPSGIMLWERIQENHARIREVLDMSMQEWNSFSGQLRYAIESPRTLESILNLPAGALEEVGRVTKDYRMRLTPYYAGLIMPESLDDPVLLQSVPTGEMVDNAGVEMPPVAADHSPARLIDQFYPRVVTIKATNMCAMYCTHCLRIAHIGKKDRIYPEQAYSEALDYIRRDRRIRDVLITGGDAFMLPDKVLRYMLSELDGMEHVRIKRLGTRIPVTTPQRVDQELLDILEESNDKKPVRVVTQINTAQEITPVSREAFRRISKAVSAVLNQAVLLKGINDSFVKMAHLCETIQEAYVRPYYIFNCSYRNPQFSHLRVPVEKGRDIVEGMYGNISGDAIPRYIATAGGKIPLHRSNVLDREQGDIILQKPWSGEQVRYPDADPEVYSDSRWGLKRYEAK; encoded by the coding sequence ATGAACTTCAAAGAAGATCTCGATGAATATACTGAAGAATTGCTGGATTTTCTCTACACAGGAAAAGATAAGGAGGACGAATCAGGATACGGCCCCGCTGTGCAGGAGATGCTGGTAAAGGCCCGTTCAGGCAGCTCTGTTCAGGATATTGTGGATCTTTTTCTTTATTTGAAGCAGGCCAGGATGGACAGCGGCCTGAGCCCCGACTGTCTGGGGCTGGCGCGAAGCGATGCCGTGGGGCTGGCCATCAAGCACCAGGACCTGGACGAGCACAGGGTAAGCCTGGGCGGCCGGGTGAATCAGGCTGCTTTCATTGTGCAGCAGGCAGGGGGCAGGGTAGATAGTTACCTGGAGGACCGTGACAGGGAGGCACCAAGCGGGATCATGCTCTGGGAGCGCATCCAGGAAAATCACGCCCGCATCAGAGAGGTTCTGGACATGTCCATGCAGGAGTGGAATTCTTTTTCCGGACAGCTCAGATATGCCATTGAGTCCCCCCGGACCCTGGAATCCATTTTGAATCTTCCCGCCGGGGCACTGGAAGAAGTGGGTAGGGTGACCAAAGATTACCGCATGCGGCTTACTCCTTATTATGCAGGCCTGATAATGCCGGAAAGCCTGGACGATCCAGTTCTGCTGCAATCTGTACCTACAGGAGAAATGGTGGACAATGCAGGGGTGGAGATGCCCCCGGTGGCGGCGGATCATTCCCCGGCCAGGCTTATTGACCAGTTTTACCCCAGGGTGGTAACCATCAAGGCCACAAACATGTGCGCCATGTACTGCACCCATTGCCTGCGCATAGCCCATATCGGCAAAAAGGACCGCATCTACCCCGAGCAGGCCTACTCCGAGGCCCTGGATTACATCCGGAGGGACAGGCGCATCAGGGATGTCTTGATAACGGGCGGGGATGCTTTTATGCTGCCCGACAAGGTGTTGCGGTACATGCTTTCTGAACTGGACGGCATGGAACATGTGCGGATAAAGCGCCTGGGCACCAGGATCCCGGTGACTACTCCCCAGCGGGTGGATCAGGAGCTTCTGGATATTTTGGAGGAAAGCAACGACAAAAAGCCGGTGCGCGTGGTGACCCAGATCAATACCGCCCAGGAGATCACTCCAGTGTCCAGGGAGGCTTTCAGGCGGATCTCCAAGGCTGTTTCTGCAGTGCTCAACCAGGCGGTGCTGTTGAAAGGCATAAACGACAGCTTCGTCAAGATGGCTCACCTGTGTGAAACCATCCAGGAAGCTTATGTCCGGCCCTATTACATTTTTAACTGCAGTTACCGCAATCCCCAGTTCAGTCACTTGCGGGTGCCGGTGGAAAAGGGCCGGGATATAGTGGAGGGCATGTACGGAAACATATCCGGGGATGCCATACCCAGGTACATAGCCACCGCCGGGGGCAAGATTCCCCTTCACCGCAGCAATGTCCTGGACCGGGAGCAGGGTGATATCATCCTGCAGAAGCCATGGAGCGGTGAGCAGGTCAGGTATCCTGATGCAGACCCTGAGGTGTATTCAGATTCCCGGTGGGGACTGAAGAGGTATGAAGCGAAATGA
- a CDS encoding ATP-grasp domain-containing protein has protein sequence MFSDQEDVLFSDLHLKEDVLYFFYVGEIKADCLNQFVAETLGKIHGRKFECISIVPDIMESYPHRNIMVINPLAKNLYNQTSRKYSCRMGAKEFACEVSRSAAVRRLAEMLIARQGRLYIHVYESLPQLELCQLPGTVLLGPEGSISSIWNNKLYQLQMLSGQVPLMDYRICKNVRELYAGVESVAQEWSEGIFVSRPYSAAGANSFIIRSAPELEDQEPLSRDTYFISRYVPHELDPTVLGVVGNEDDVFIAAIADQEIENKNSFRGSAFPSSLSHKEQAEVREHARMVGRVLGRSGYRGIFGCDFIVDNQGRIFFVEVNARKQGTTMEMCCTLENALPPGAPSLMEMEYHAVVHNRLPPGRQEIKEAIQGLFWRTYNFKVEREVVTNYFLPMDEDERELFRQVRQKGLEHRMIIVEHPGHKRCVMPGSFLGRIVAVATNREDLDRDISLGKFMLEESITIRE, from the coding sequence ATGTTTTCAGACCAGGAGGATGTCCTTTTTTCTGATTTGCATCTGAAAGAGGATGTCCTGTATTTTTTTTACGTAGGCGAGATCAAGGCTGACTGCCTTAACCAGTTTGTTGCCGAGACTCTGGGCAAGATACATGGACGCAAATTCGAGTGCATTTCCATTGTCCCGGATATAATGGAGTCCTATCCCCACAGGAATATAATGGTCATTAATCCCCTGGCCAAGAATCTTTATAATCAGACCAGCAGGAAATACAGCTGCCGCATGGGGGCTAAGGAGTTTGCCTGCGAGGTGTCCCGCTCTGCCGCGGTGCGAAGACTGGCGGAAATGCTCATCGCCAGGCAGGGCAGACTTTACATTCATGTTTATGAATCACTGCCCCAGCTGGAACTCTGTCAGCTGCCTGGAACCGTTCTTCTTGGCCCGGAGGGGAGTATTTCCTCCATCTGGAACAACAAGCTTTATCAGCTGCAGATGTTGAGCGGGCAGGTACCGCTCATGGATTACCGCATCTGTAAAAATGTCCGGGAGCTGTACGCGGGCGTGGAAAGCGTGGCCCAGGAATGGTCAGAGGGGATTTTTGTCAGCAGGCCTTATTCCGCTGCCGGTGCCAACAGTTTTATAATCCGCTCCGCACCAGAACTTGAGGACCAGGAGCCCTTGAGCCGGGATACTTACTTCATCAGCCGTTACGTACCGCATGAACTTGATCCTACGGTCCTGGGAGTTGTGGGCAACGAGGACGACGTATTCATAGCGGCCATCGCCGACCAGGAGATTGAAAATAAAAACAGTTTCCGCGGTTCGGCTTTTCCTTCTTCCCTGTCCCATAAAGAGCAGGCAGAGGTCAGGGAACATGCCCGCATGGTGGGGCGTGTACTGGGAAGGAGCGGGTACAGGGGCATTTTCGGGTGTGATTTTATAGTTGATAATCAGGGCCGGATTTTTTTTGTGGAAGTTAACGCCCGCAAACAGGGAACCACCATGGAGATGTGCTGTACCCTGGAAAATGCCCTGCCCCCGGGTGCTCCCTCCCTTATGGAGATGGAGTATCATGCCGTGGTGCACAACAGGCTGCCCCCGGGAAGGCAGGAGATCAAGGAAGCCATACAGGGGCTTTTCTGGCGCACCTATAATTTCAAGGTGGAGCGTGAGGTGGTGACAAATTACTTTCTGCCCATGGACGAAGACGAGAGGGAGCTCTTCAGGCAGGTCCGTCAGAAAGGTCTTGAGCACAGGATGATCATTGTGGAGCATCCCGGGCATAAGCGATGTGTTATGCCCGGTTCTTTCCTGGGCCGGATAGTGGCGGTGGCCACCAACCGGGAAGATCTGGACAGGGATATAAGCCTGGGCAAATTCATGCTGGAAGAATCTATAACCATAAGGGAATAA
- a CDS encoding KamA family radical SAM protein: MHTPQYINDINKVPGLTGRDLEQLAPVMDTFEFRSNEYYLSLVNWDDPDDPIRRIIIPSVQELDQWGRLDASNEQSYSVLPGLQHKYVSTAVFLASDACGGFCRYCFRKRLFIHPEQREVLTDLDAACDYVRNHPEINNVLITGGDGLMLSTSRLEKIISRLRGIDHVKIIRIGTKLLSYSPYRVLNDQELLEMVKKYSLPDKRIYFMTHYTHPREMTDVSLEACDRLIKAGGILCNQTPMLRGVNDDPQVLGELFNRLSYMGVAPYYIFICRPTVGNKPYAVPVEEAFNVYQNARSMCSGLGKRAKLAMSHASGKIEALAMTDENIIFRYHRAADPDESGKVHICTRNPRAYWFDDYKEIVETYEQQEG, from the coding sequence ATGCACACACCGCAATACATAAACGACATAAATAAAGTCCCCGGTCTCACCGGCCGGGACCTGGAGCAACTTGCCCCGGTAATGGATACCTTTGAATTCAGATCCAACGAGTACTACCTGTCCTTAGTGAACTGGGACGACCCGGATGATCCCATCCGCAGGATCATCATACCTTCTGTGCAGGAACTGGACCAGTGGGGGCGTCTGGATGCATCCAACGAACAAAGCTATTCCGTCCTGCCCGGGCTTCAGCACAAGTATGTCAGCACGGCCGTATTCTTAGCCAGTGATGCCTGCGGGGGATTCTGCAGGTATTGCTTCCGCAAGAGGCTTTTCATCCATCCGGAGCAGCGCGAGGTCCTCACAGATCTGGACGCCGCCTGCGATTATGTTCGCAATCATCCGGAGATAAACAATGTCCTCATAACCGGCGGCGACGGGCTCATGCTTTCCACCTCAAGGCTGGAGAAAATCATTTCCAGACTTCGCGGAATTGATCACGTAAAAATCATCCGCATAGGCACCAAGCTTTTGTCCTATAGTCCATACCGGGTCCTCAACGACCAGGAACTGTTGGAAATGGTCAAAAAATACAGCCTGCCGGATAAAAGGATCTACTTTATGACTCATTACACCCACCCCAGGGAAATGACCGATGTCAGCCTGGAGGCATGCGACAGGCTCATCAAGGCCGGCGGCATACTCTGCAACCAGACCCCGATGCTCAGAGGCGTCAACGATGACCCGCAGGTCCTGGGAGAACTTTTCAACAGGCTTTCCTACATGGGGGTGGCCCCTTACTACATCTTTATCTGCAGACCCACGGTGGGCAATAAGCCTTATGCTGTTCCCGTGGAAGAAGCCTTCAATGTTTACCAGAATGCCAGGAGCATGTGCTCCGGCCTGGGAAAACGGGCCAAACTGGCCATGTCCCATGCCTCGGGCAAAATAGAGGCGCTGGCCATGACCGATGAAAACATCATTTTCCGCTATCACCGGGCGGCTGACCCGGACGAAAGCGGAAAGGTGCACATATGCACGCGCAATCCCAGAGCCTACTGGTTTGACGACTACAAGGAGATCGTAGAGACGTACGAGCAGCAGGAAGGTTAA
- a CDS encoding DUF6125 family protein: MPEKDLDIMDREELRKLAGSLLWQLRLADAFWFINIEKRMGLEGAEEVNALVWEQVGRLAARDIIGRFAIKEKGLQGLLQALKYFSWGLMLDYDVQSGDKEMILSVPVCPAQEGRKKHGLGEYSCKEMHLREFTAFAGEIDPRIRVHCIFAPPDDHPPELYCRWRFDLGA, encoded by the coding sequence ATGCCGGAAAAAGACCTGGATATTATGGACAGGGAGGAGCTGAGGAAGCTGGCCGGAAGTCTGCTTTGGCAGTTGAGGCTTGCAGATGCCTTCTGGTTCATAAATATTGAAAAGCGGATGGGACTGGAAGGGGCGGAAGAAGTCAACGCCCTGGTCTGGGAGCAGGTGGGCCGGCTGGCGGCCAGGGACATCATCGGGCGCTTCGCCATAAAGGAAAAGGGCCTGCAGGGTCTGCTGCAGGCCCTTAAATATTTTTCCTGGGGGCTGATGCTGGACTATGATGTTCAGTCCGGGGACAAAGAGATGATATTAAGCGTCCCTGTATGCCCGGCCCAGGAGGGACGTAAAAAACACGGGCTGGGTGAGTACAGCTGCAAGGAGATGCACCTGAGGGAGTTTACAGCCTTTGCCGGGGAAATAGATCCCCGCATCAGGGTCCACTGTATCTTTGCACCTCCTGATGATCATCCCCCTGAACTATATTGCAGATGGCGTTTTGACCTTGGGGCTTAA
- a CDS encoding DVU0772 family protein, translated as MEELKKFKNLPIDWDVEPADAVAMHLEWGNTGYSGKHHDSDSETYFFCIDSWQEPYILRLQKMTKDGSESLYEMELPREFWDCCRARGVHGLPPEVKEWLQKWF; from the coding sequence ATGGAAGAACTGAAAAAATTCAAAAATCTGCCCATAGACTGGGACGTGGAGCCTGCAGACGCAGTGGCCATGCACCTGGAATGGGGCAATACCGGATATTCCGGCAAACACCATGACTCAGACTCGGAAACATACTTTTTCTGTATAGATTCCTGGCAGGAGCCCTATATCCTGCGTCTGCAGAAAATGACCAAGGACGGGTCCGAGTCCTTATATGAAATGGAACTGCCCAGGGAATTCTGGGACTGCTGCAGGGCCAGGGGAGTGCATGGACTTCCGCCGGAAGTCAAGGAATGGCTGCAGAAATGGTTTTAG
- a CDS encoding M24 family metallopeptidase, with translation MNKPKIMTGWKRILSLQQRAQEMYLTGVFIHKPENIYYFTSVYPHEPSFVLVPTEGEPELVAARSVLEEAKRDSLIPVTAGDMDIARSAYERMVDKKMLRPPPNTFLKGMMRKVSESPIGIEVDYLSLFLFKYFQIRNHMNITHEINALREIKDSFEVQRIEEACSIADQAMEHLRQKIRVGVSEKELSGIFDARAKALGAEESKCRIKSGPGTALAFSRWMDQELENGPLLIDYGVRIKGYWSDITRMFYLGSQPDSSFLEHYNLVLQARQAALEKMHPGQSIYGPEEAIRELFRRKDLEQHMIYAAGHGIGLEVHEEPLLGSAPDATREEEEDKEASLLAQSGLGSSFMSLTREMEHHIEPAFARGHVVALEPGLYFQELGVRVEDVVHISDKPRVLSSLSTDPRDMVIPA, from the coding sequence ATGAACAAGCCCAAAATAATGACCGGCTGGAAAAGAATCCTGAGCCTGCAGCAAAGAGCACAGGAAATGTACTTGACAGGAGTATTCATCCACAAGCCGGAAAACATCTACTACTTCACTTCCGTCTACCCCCACGAGCCCTCTTTCGTCCTGGTTCCCACCGAGGGCGAACCAGAGCTGGTGGCTGCAAGATCAGTACTGGAAGAGGCAAAAAGAGACAGCCTCATCCCGGTTACAGCCGGGGATATGGACATAGCCAGGAGCGCTTATGAGCGCATGGTGGATAAAAAAATGCTGCGCCCTCCTCCAAATACTTTTTTAAAGGGCATGATGCGCAAGGTCAGCGAATCGCCCATAGGCATAGAAGTGGACTATCTTAGCCTTTTTTTGTTCAAGTATTTCCAGATCCGCAATCACATGAACATAACCCATGAAATAAACGCCCTGAGGGAAATAAAGGACAGTTTCGAGGTACAGCGCATTGAAGAGGCCTGCAGTATCGCGGATCAGGCCATGGAGCACCTTAGACAGAAAATCAGGGTTGGCGTATCTGAAAAGGAACTCTCCGGCATATTCGACGCCAGGGCCAAGGCCCTGGGCGCGGAAGAATCCAAGTGCCGCATCAAGAGCGGCCCAGGCACAGCCCTGGCCTTTTCCAGGTGGATGGACCAGGAACTGGAAAATGGCCCACTGCTCATTGATTACGGGGTAAGAATCAAGGGCTACTGGTCGGATATCACCAGGATGTTTTATCTCGGGAGCCAGCCGGACAGCTCTTTTCTGGAACACTACAACCTGGTGCTGCAGGCCCGCCAGGCTGCACTGGAAAAAATGCACCCCGGGCAGAGCATTTACGGACCTGAAGAGGCCATCAGAGAACTGTTCCGCCGGAAGGACCTGGAGCAGCACATGATTTATGCCGCCGGACACGGCATCGGCCTTGAGGTTCACGAAGAACCACTGCTGGGATCCGCCCCTGATGCCACCCGGGAGGAGGAAGAGGACAAGGAGGCCTCTTTGCTGGCCCAATCCGGACTGGGCAGCTCATTCATGAGCCTGACCAGGGAAATGGAGCACCATATTGAACCGGCTTTTGCCAGGGGTCACGTGGTGGCCCTGGAACCGGGTCTTTATTTCCAGGAGCTTGGGGTCAGAGTGGAGGATGTGGTGCATATAAGCGACAAACCCAGGGTTTTGTCCTCTCTTTCCACAGATCCACGGGATATGGTTATACCTGCCTGA
- the cls gene encoding cardiolipin synthase — protein sequence MQAVEWVVVGIILFFNFLAAGHALLYKRDPKGAWAWIVTCLLVPTLGPVLYFLLGINRVKTRAKKLKWYWPHWDTDIYPSTQKLAPAEKKVRDFEISPDFHQLAQLSEAISRRPLLQGNRVTPLYNGEQAYPEMLAAINRAQKSIYLVTFIFESNDTGQQFANALSKAVQRGVDVRVLVDGIGEYYSWPRIGKTLKDKGVPFVRFLPPRLYPPSPFINLRYHRKMLIVDSEFGFTGGMNLGDRHLVTKLNNRKRKQDVHFKFSGAVVNQMEEVFMEDWGFCTGDYSKSPRQKVARAHQGEAVCRTITVGPNQDLDKLRILLTGIVSQARKRILIMTPYFLPSQELIVALQTAALKGLEVSVVLPEKNNLPYVHWATRNMLWEILQSGVKVFYQPPPFAHSKLFVADDSYALIGSANMDPRSLRLNFELVVEVYEKRLAGKLARHIRSRIRESHETTLHEVDNRPLPVRTRDSFCWLFSPYL from the coding sequence ATGCAAGCAGTTGAATGGGTTGTTGTAGGTATAATTCTTTTTTTCAATTTCCTGGCTGCAGGTCACGCCCTTCTTTACAAAAGAGATCCCAAGGGGGCCTGGGCATGGATAGTAACCTGTCTGCTGGTGCCCACCCTGGGGCCGGTTCTATATTTTCTTTTAGGTATCAACAGGGTGAAGACCAGGGCCAAGAAACTGAAATGGTACTGGCCGCACTGGGACACGGATATTTATCCTTCTACTCAGAAACTGGCCCCTGCAGAAAAAAAAGTTCGCGACTTTGAAATTTCCCCTGACTTTCATCAACTGGCCCAGCTTTCAGAGGCGATTTCCAGAAGGCCTCTTCTTCAGGGCAACCGGGTGACTCCCTTATACAACGGAGAGCAGGCTTATCCAGAAATGCTGGCTGCCATCAACAGGGCGCAGAAAAGTATTTACCTGGTGACCTTTATTTTCGAAAGCAACGATACCGGCCAGCAGTTTGCAAATGCTCTGTCTAAAGCCGTACAGCGGGGTGTGGATGTGCGCGTGCTGGTGGACGGAATCGGGGAGTATTACTCCTGGCCCAGAATAGGAAAAACCCTCAAGGATAAAGGCGTTCCTTTTGTCCGTTTTCTGCCCCCCAGGCTTTATCCTCCTTCCCCGTTCATCAACCTTAGATATCACCGGAAAATGCTCATTGTGGACAGTGAGTTCGGTTTTACCGGGGGCATGAATCTCGGGGACAGGCACTTAGTGACAAAGCTCAACAACCGCAAGCGAAAACAGGATGTGCATTTTAAGTTTTCCGGTGCTGTGGTGAACCAGATGGAAGAGGTGTTTATGGAGGACTGGGGTTTTTGCACCGGTGATTACAGCAAAAGCCCCAGGCAGAAGGTGGCCAGGGCGCACCAGGGGGAGGCCGTCTGCAGGACCATTACTGTTGGTCCCAACCAGGACCTGGACAAGCTGCGTATTCTTCTTACAGGGATCGTTTCCCAGGCCAGGAAAAGAATCCTGATCATGACCCCATATTTTCTGCCCTCACAGGAGCTTATAGTGGCCCTGCAGACAGCGGCCCTCAAGGGCCTGGAGGTCAGCGTGGTTCTTCCTGAAAAAAACAATCTGCCCTACGTGCACTGGGCCACCAGAAACATGCTTTGGGAGATTCTTCAAAGCGGGGTAAAGGTGTTTTATCAGCCCCCGCCTTTTGCGCATTCAAAGCTCTTTGTAGCTGATGACTCCTATGCTCTCATAGGCTCGGCAAATATGGACCCCCGTAGTCTGAGGCTCAATTTTGAACTGGTGGTCGAAGTCTACGAAAAAAGGCTGGCAGGTAAGCTGGCCAGGCACATCCGTTCCAGAATACGTGAATCCCACGAGACCACCCTGCATGAAGTGGACAACCGGCCCCTGCCTGTGCGTACCAGGGATTCCTTCTGCTGGCTTTTCAGTCCTTATCTGTAA
- a CDS encoding bifunctional nucleoside/nucleotide kinase/histidine phosphatase family protein has translation MNNGYLNKLYIAMVGLPARGKSTVAAKLKEGLKKENIKVRIFNNGDLRRKLLSENSSRPDFYNPENKTNAEQREQIALTNIKNASRYLQGDGQVAILDATNVSLKRRRTIQNMLTDHPVLFVECINNDDEILKASITKKTEQPEFSRMDFQEAFESFKKRIQYYEHIAQPLQEERNYYVLDSLNNQILGERMTDNIFCNVQIRDLLVSDWVKNLFLVRHGESYFNLENRIGGDSELTPNGWAQAQALAAHFKQTNIPNIYTSTKKRTVQTARPISEMQKNAQVMQLKEFNEINAGTCEYMSYDEIRREKPEVFYSRTKDKYNYIYPEGEGYVTLKHRVDRGLKKAIYLSGNATYIMIIGHQAVNRMILAHFLYRRKEDVPYIYTPQDRYFHIVSTQSKKLFELKRY, from the coding sequence ATGAATAACGGTTACCTGAACAAGCTGTACATTGCCATGGTGGGATTGCCAGCCCGCGGCAAATCCACCGTGGCCGCCAAACTCAAGGAAGGCCTGAAAAAAGAAAACATCAAAGTCCGCATCTTTAATAACGGGGACTTAAGGCGCAAGCTTTTGAGCGAAAATTCCTCCAGACCGGACTTTTACAACCCTGAAAACAAAACCAATGCCGAGCAAAGAGAGCAGATCGCCCTGACCAATATCAAAAACGCCAGCAGGTATCTCCAGGGAGACGGACAGGTGGCCATACTGGATGCCACCAATGTCAGCCTCAAACGCCGCAGGACCATTCAAAACATGCTCACCGACCATCCGGTTTTGTTTGTGGAGTGCATCAACAATGACGACGAAATACTCAAGGCCAGCATCACCAAAAAAACAGAGCAGCCGGAATTCTCAAGGATGGACTTTCAGGAGGCATTTGAAAGCTTCAAAAAAAGAATCCAGTATTACGAGCATATCGCCCAGCCCCTCCAGGAAGAGCGCAACTACTATGTACTGGACTCACTGAACAACCAGATCCTGGGTGAAAGGATGACTGACAACATCTTCTGCAATGTTCAGATACGGGATCTTCTGGTTTCGGACTGGGTCAAAAACCTTTTCCTGGTAAGACACGGTGAGAGCTATTTCAACCTGGAGAACAGGATCGGGGGGGATTCAGAACTTACACCCAACGGCTGGGCCCAGGCCCAGGCCCTGGCGGCTCACTTCAAACAGACCAACATCCCAAATATCTATACCAGCACCAAGAAACGCACCGTCCAGACCGCCCGTCCCATAAGTGAAATGCAGAAAAACGCCCAGGTCATGCAGCTCAAGGAATTTAATGAAATCAACGCCGGTACCTGCGAATACATGAGCTACGATGAGATTCGACGCGAGAAACCGGAAGTATTCTACAGCCGGACCAAGGACAAATACAATTATATCTACCCCGAGGGTGAGGGCTACGTGACCCTGAAGCACAGGGTGGACCGGGGTCTGAAAAAAGCCATATATTTGAGCGGAAATGCCACTTACATAATGATAATCGGGCACCAGGCGGTCAACCGCATGATTCTGGCTCACTTTCTATACCGCCGGAAGGAAGATGTGCCCTACATATATACCCCCCAGGACAGATACTTTCATATAGTGTCTACTCAGTCCAAGAAACTTTTTGAGCTTAAGCGGTACTAG